A portion of the Microbacterium hominis genome contains these proteins:
- a CDS encoding heme o synthase, which yields MHTTTTARVDTRAPHETRQSIGRTVKAYIALTKPRVLELLLVTTVPVMLLAAGGLPSLWLVLATVVGGSMSAGSAAAFNMYLDRDIDAHMRRTVNRPIVTGEVSPRGALIFAWTLAAASTVWLWLTTNWLAATLSAGAIFFYVVIYTMILKRRTEQNIVWGGIAGCFPVLIGWTAVTGSLAWPPLILFALVFLWTPPHYWPLSMKYRDDYEDVHVPMLGATRNGSQVGLQVILYAWATVACSLLLVPVAGMGLVYTVSALVFGGWFIYESHVLYNRAVRGTEPRPMRVFHASITYLTLLFVAIAVDPLLPF from the coding sequence ATGCACACCACGACGACGGCCAGGGTCGATACCCGGGCGCCGCACGAGACCCGGCAGAGCATCGGACGCACCGTCAAGGCGTACATCGCGCTGACGAAGCCGCGCGTCCTCGAGCTCCTGCTGGTGACGACCGTGCCGGTCATGCTTCTCGCGGCCGGAGGTCTGCCGAGTCTGTGGCTGGTCCTCGCGACGGTCGTCGGCGGATCGATGAGCGCCGGGTCTGCCGCGGCCTTCAACATGTACCTCGACCGTGACATCGATGCGCATATGCGCCGCACGGTCAACCGGCCGATCGTGACCGGCGAGGTCTCGCCGCGCGGCGCGCTGATCTTCGCGTGGACGCTCGCGGCGGCATCCACCGTCTGGCTCTGGCTGACGACGAACTGGCTGGCAGCGACCCTCTCGGCGGGGGCCATCTTCTTCTACGTCGTGATCTACACGATGATCCTCAAGCGCCGCACCGAGCAGAACATCGTGTGGGGCGGTATCGCGGGGTGCTTCCCGGTGCTGATCGGATGGACGGCGGTGACCGGATCGCTGGCGTGGCCGCCGCTCATCCTGTTCGCCCTCGTGTTCCTCTGGACGCCGCCGCACTACTGGCCCCTGTCGATGAAGTATCGCGACGACTACGAGGACGTCCACGTGCCGATGCTCGGCGCCACCCGCAACGGCTCGCAGGTGGGGCTCCAGGTCATCCTCTACGCGTGGGCGACCGTCGCATGTTCGCTTCTGCTCGTGCCCGTCGCCGGGATGGGTCTGGTGTACACGGTCTCCGCGCTGGTGTTCGGCGGCTGGTTCATCTACGAGTCGCACGTGCTCTACAATCGCGCGGTGCGCGGCACCGAGCCGCGCCCGATGCGCGTCTTCCACGCGTCGATCACCTATCTGACGCTGCTGTTCGTGGCGATCGCGGTCGACCCCCTGCTTCCGTTCTGA